In one Calonectris borealis chromosome 23, bCalBor7.hap1.2, whole genome shotgun sequence genomic region, the following are encoded:
- the B3GALT6 gene encoding beta-1,3-galactosyltransferase 6, with protein MKLLRLLCRHKTALGLGGLSLFAVVLLYLAKCTSEGLRPLPAPRGLPHNQPAALPPRGARGPHPPAAPPPSPEETAFLAVLIMSGPKYSERRSIIRSTWLSAAGHPPHDDIWSRFVIGTAGLGAEELRSLELEQSRHRDLLLLPELRDSYENLTAKVLATYVWLDLHLDFQFALKADDDTFVRLDVLVEELRAKEPRRLYWGFFSGRGRVKSGGKWKESAWVLCDYYLPYALGGGYVISADLVHYLRLSKDYLNMWQSEDVSLGVWLAPIDVKRVHDPRFDTEYKSRGCNNKYIVTHKQSIEDMLEKHQTLAKEGKLCKEEVKLRLSYMYDWGVPPSQCCQRKDGIP; from the coding sequence ATGaagctgctgcggctgctgtgCCGCCACAAGACGGCCCTGGGCCTGGGCGGCCTGTCGCTCTTCGCCGTGGTCCTGCTTTACCTGGCCAAGTGCACCTCGGAGGGCCTCCGGCCTCTGCCAGCCCCCCGCGGGCTCCCGCACAaccagcctgcagccctgccgcCGCGGGGTGCCAGGGGGCCGCatcccccggcagccccgccaCCCTCCCCTGAGGAGACCGCCTTCCTGGCCGTGCTCATTATGAGCGGCCCCAAGTACAGCGAGCGTCGCAGCATCATCCGCAGCACGTGGCTCTCGGCCGCCGGGCACCCCCCTCACGATGACATCTGGAGCCGCTTTGTGATCGGCACGGCTGGCCTCGGGGCAGAGGAGCTTCGTAGCCTGGAGCTAGAGCAGAGCCGGCACAGAGACCTCCTCCTTCTGCCAGAGCTGCGGGATTCCTACGAGAACCTGACTGCTAAAGTCCTGGCCACGTACGTCTGGCTGGATCTGCACCTGGACTTCCAGTTTGCCCTGAAGGCCGATGACGATACCTTCGTACGCCTTGATGTGCTCGTGGAAGAGCTGAGGGCCAAGGAGCCACGTCGCCTCTATTGGGGCTTCTTTTCTGGCCGCGGTCGAGTCAAATCTGGTGGCAAATGGAAAGAGAGCGCCTGGGTGCTCTGTGACTACTACCTACCATATGCTCTGGGTGGTGGTTATGTGATTTCTGCAGACCTGGTGCACTATTTGCGTCTTAGCAAAGACTACCTGAACATGTGGCAGAGTGAAGATGTCTCCCTGGGGGTGTGGCTGGCTCCCATCGATGTGAAGAGAGTGCACGACCCTCGTTTTGACACTGAGTATAAGTCACGAGGTTGCAACAATAAGTATATAGTAACTCATAAGCAAAGCATCGAGGACATGCTGGAAAAGCACCAGACCCTGGCTAAAGAAGGAAAGCTCTGTAAAGAGGAGGTTAAGCTCAGGCTTTCCTACATGTATGATTGGGGAGTGCCTCCTTCACAGTGTTGCCAAAGGAAGGATGGCATCCCGTGA